A genomic stretch from Pseudoliparis swirei isolate HS2019 ecotype Mariana Trench chromosome 18, NWPU_hadal_v1, whole genome shotgun sequence includes:
- the LOC130208250 gene encoding HIRA-interacting protein 3-like, whose amino-acid sequence MVERHLMFCSPCFQSSKEQEVSENSKRVKRNHAEKKSSAAKQEKCSSSPVKDPSRSTRHIKGAADQLLKTRDPKQPVYKPEECSEPKRELSDKHKTVRGKTLKKETSKPSNNAGAVAQRTEKTPKGGSDTTSAHRRKCKFKKLRVSLDSAEQKERTRKSSAGEPPRTEGEGWTLKTRGPSAAASASQDSASEKNIDLFMKMCQRHRDEKAKRSRCTEATSSSTIGTSSSSSTIGTASSSSKQKVSSSDAVKNVRTIPGTVPSMSHATVKSSVQEQICRHESPLRFKIPKKSRPTPVGRPGNDDAASSSNGNVEHGADQPSGSRSNAAQRGIQPAPRCSGATPGSAPEGQERSCSSHAITELRSDQVTKLYSFNLNESLCFHIYCFS is encoded by the exons ATGGTCGAAAgacatttaatgttttgttcccCATGTTTTCAGTCATCCAAGGAACAAGAAGTTTCTGAGAATTCCAAACGTGTCAAGAGGAACCACGCTGAAAAGAAGAG CTCTGCAGCAAAACAAGAAAAGTGTTCATCCTCTCCTGTTAAAGATCCTTCCCGAAGCACCCGCCACATTAAAGGTGCTGCCGACCAACTGTTAAAAACACGAGACCCCAAACAACCGGTTTATAAACCAGAAGAATGTTCAGAACCAAAACGTGAACTTTCAGATAAACATAAGACTGTCAGGGGTAAGACTTTGAAAAAAGAAACCTCAAAACCCTCAAACAATGCAGGGGCAGTCGCCCagaggacagagaagacacCTAAAGGCGGCTCCGATACAACATCTGCCCACAGGCGCAAatgcaaatttaaaaaactgcgCGTGAGTTTGGATTCTGCTGAACAGAAAGAACGGACGAGGAAGAGCAGCGCTGGGGAACCACCGAGGACTGAAGGTGAGGGATGGACGTTGAAGACCAGAGGACCGAGCGCGGCCGCCTCCGCCTCTCAGGATTCTGCATCGGAGAAGAACATCGATTTGTTCATGAAAATGTGCCAAAGGCATCGAGACGAGAAGGCCAAGCGGAGCCGGTGTACCGAGGCAACCTCTTCCTCTACCATAGggacttcctcctcttcctctaccaTAGGgactgcctcctcttcctccaagcAGAAGGTCAGCAGCTCAGACGCTGTGAAGAATGTGAGAACCATCCCGGGGACCGTCCCCTCCATGTCACACGCGACAGTCAAGTCGTCTGTTCAGGAACAAATATGCCGCCACGAATCACCTCTTCGGTTTAAGATACCAAAAAAGTCTCGACCGACGCCGGTCGGTCGCCCCGGTAACGACGATGCTGCCAGTTCTTCAAACGGGAATGTTGAACACGGGGCCGATCAGCCTTCGGGCTCGAGAAGCAACGCCGCGCAGCGAGGCATCCAACCGGCTCCCCGCTGCTCGGGGGCCACACCCGGTTCTGCACCTGAAGGTCAAGAGAGGTCGTGTTCGTCCCACGCGATCACCGAGCTGCGGAGCGACCAGGTAACAAAGTTGTATTCATTTAATCTGAACGAGTCACtttgttttcacatttattgCTTTTCTTGA